From Zingiber officinale cultivar Zhangliang chromosome 5B, Zo_v1.1, whole genome shotgun sequence, the proteins below share one genomic window:
- the LOC121987440 gene encoding zinc finger AN1 domain-containing stress-associated protein 15-like, which produces MAGERCDLNKDEAEILKPSSSSPSILPQLSPQGFEAPERPERFQAPTVPISCPPKTEEDCRPSPTIQSIKRCLICGKRVGLTGFRCRCGDLFCKLHRYSDSHDCSFDYKAAGREQIAKANPLIRAAKIIKI; this is translated from the coding sequence ATGGCAGGGGAAAGGTGTGATCTTAACAAGGACGAAGCGGAGATTCTCAAACCTTCTTCCTCGTCCCCTTCTATTTTGCCGCAGCTTTCCCCTCAAGGATTTGAAGCTCCGGAGAGGCCTGAGAGATTCCAGGCACCTACTGTTCCGATTTCCTGCCCGCCGAAGACCGAGGAAGACTGCCGTCCATCCCCGACCATTCAGTCCATTAAGCGTTGCTTGATCTGCGGGAAAAGGGTGGGCTTGACTGGCTTCCGGTGCCGCTGCGGCGATCTCTTCTGCAAACTTCACCGGTACTCCGATTCCCATGACTGCTCATTCGATTACAAGGCGGCTGGAAGAGAACAGATCGCCAAGGCCAATCCTCTCATAAGGGCTGCGAAGATCATTAAAATATGA